From the genome of Streptomyces sp. SID8374:
TGGGCAGTCCGCCCTTCCCGACCGTCTTCGGGTCGGTGATCACCGCGTGGCGCGGCTGGGTGTCGTCGTAGAAGTCACCGACGAACCACTTGCCGTCCCAGTACGCCGGCCACTTGGCGGCCGAGTCGCTCTGCGCGTCGTAGCGGTAGACCGGGCCGTTCATGGTCGCCTGGCCGCCGCCCTTCAGCCAGGGCAGCAGCTCCTTCTGCTCCTCGGCCTTGTAGCTGGGGACACCGTTGGCGTCGCGCGGGTAGTCGACCCCGCCGCCCTGCGGCGAGTACCAGATGGTGTTCGGCGTCACCGGCGGCAGCTTGACCAGGCCGTCGTTGTTCGGCGACTCGTTCTTCGGGGCGTTGCAGTCGTACCAGCCCAGCGGCTTGGACGGGTCGGGCAGATTGCGGTCCCGGTAGGGCTGGTTGTTGCCCATGCAGAACGGCCAGCCGTGGTTGCCCGCCTTGGTGATCGCGGCGAACGTGTCGTACTTCGCCGGGCCCCAGGTCGTGGAGGCCGAGCCCGCGTCGGGGCCGACCCAGCCCGCGTACAGCGTGTCCGTGGACGGGTCGATGGAGATCCGGGCCGGGTTGCGCACGCCCATCACATAGATCTCGCCCCGGGTCTTCCCGCCGCCCTCGTCCGGCTCCTTTCCGGTGAAGAGGTTGCCGGAGGGCAGGGTGTAGGTGCCGTCGTCCTCGGGGTGGATCCGCAGGATCTTGCCGTTGAGGTTGTTGGTGTTGCCCGAGGTGCGCCGGGCGTCGGCGAAGGAGACGCCCTTGAAGTTCGGCTGCGGGTTGTTGCCGGAGTAACCGTCGCTGAAACCGGAGGAGTTGTTGTCACCGGTCGCGATGTACAGGTTGCCCTTGGAGTCCCATGCCATGCCGCCGCCCGCGTGGCAGCAGCTGTGGATCTGCACCGGCCAGTCGAGAAGCACCTTCTCCGACGCCAGGTCCAGCTTGTTCGTCGCCGGGTCGAAGGTGAAGCGGGAGACCTGACGGACCGCCATGTGCTTGTCGCGGTCGATCTTCGCGTGCGGGGTGTAGTGCAGATAGACCCAGCCGTTGGAGGCGAAGTCCGGGTCCAACTCGATGCCGAGCAGCCCCTCCTCCACCTTCACCAGCTCGTCGCCGCCGCCCTTGTTCCCGAAGACGTCCAGCGCACCGGCGAGGGTGACCTTCTTCGTCTTCGGGTCGTAGACGTGGATCTCGCCCTTGCCCTTGCCGATGTTCGGGTTGTTCCAGTCCGTGACGACCGGGACGCTGCTGTCGGCGCCGCCGCGTCCGATGTAGAAGACCCTGCCGTCCGGAGCGGTGACGAGCCCGTGCGGTTCACCGATCTGGTCGTTCTGGCCCGGCTGGTTGGGCTGGGTCAGCCGCTCGGCCGTGTAGTTGGCGTCGATCGTCGCCTTGCAGTCGGCCTGCGAGGTGCGGTTGGTCCAGGCGAGCGCGCCGCGCAGATGGTCGCGGAAGTCGGTCTCGGCGAAGCTGTCCGCCGTACCGCCCATCGCCGTGTAGAAGGAGCGCCCGCCGTCGTAGTCACGGCACCAGGAGACCGGGTGGTCCCAGCCGTTGGCGCTCGCGCCCGGCGTGTACGTCAACTCCCTCACGCGCGCCACCGTGTGCACATCACCGGACGGGTTCTTCGTCCAGTTCAGCCACTTGTCGGGGCGCTTCCACTCCAGCGGCAGGTTCTTGGTCGCCGGGTGGACCCGGTCGCCGATCTCAACGGTGGCCCGCTGCACGGCGGTCGGGCTGTTGGCCGCCGGGCGGGCGCCCACCAGACCGGTGAACCAGTCCGAGTACGGCTCGGTGCGCGCCGCGTCATGGATGCCGAGGAAACCGCCGCCCGCCTCCATGTACGCCTCCAGGCCCGCCTCCTGCTCCGGGTCCAGGACGTCACCGCCGCCGGTCAGGAAGACGACCGCGTGGAAGGAGCCGAGCCGCTTGCCGTTGGTGAAGACGTTCGGGTTGGCGGTGGCCACGGTGGTGAACCGCCCGGCCTCCGGGCCCGTCTGCCCGATCTTCTCGATCGCCGCGATCCCGGCCTCCGCGTACGGCGCCTCGTCGCCCGCCGACGCGTGGAACACCAGCACCTTCACCTGGTTCGCGGCGCCCGGCGGGGACGGCAGGGACAACGTTGTCGCCATTCTCTCGACCAGGTCCCGGTCCGGCGACGTGCCCGCGTTGGCCGGACCGCCCGCACTCAGCAAGGACACGGTCAGTGCGCCGGCCGCCACGGCCGCCGCGAGGCCGCGTCGTGATCTGGACCGGTGATGTGATGCGCGCTGCATGTGGTCACCCACCCCTTCGTGGTCACTGCACCTCTCGGTGACTGTGGGTCGCTAACTCTTCTGCCTTACCTCTGTGTCGACTGCGACAGCGCACGAAGCTAGACCTCTTTTCATGGTCCGCCAATAGCTATGGCAGTAATCGCACGAACTTTGTCCTGGGTGTGGATAAACGGTCGGCCCCCGGCTACGGTGTGGCCCGTTCCGAGGTGCATCCAGACCCCTCGCGCCTCCGCCAGTCCCGTTATCGCAGTGGGGAGTTCGACATGGACCGAAGGACCTTCAGCCGGCGGATGCTGGTCGGCGGCGCAGCCGCGGCGGCGACCGGCGTGACATCGTTGTCGCTGGGGGCGGTGGAGGCCAGCTCGGCGGAGAACCCGCCGCGCACGGCCCCGGCCGGGGGAGTGGTGCGCCGACTCAAGATGTACGCCGAGAAGCTGCCGAACGGCCAGCTCGGCTACGGCTTCGAGAAGGGCAAGGCCTCGATCCCCGGCCCGCTCATCGAGCTCAACGAGGGCGACACGGTCCACATCGAGTTCGAGAACCTCACCGACGTGGACGCCAGCCTCCATGTGCACGGCGTGGACTACGACATCGCCAACGACGGCACCCGGATGAACAAGAGCCATGTGGAGCCCGGCGGCACCCGCACGTACACCTGGCGCACCCACGCCCCGGGCCGCCGCAAGGACGGCACCTGGGAGCCGGGCAGCGCGGGCTACTGGCACTACCACGACCACGTCGTCGGCACGGACCACGGCACCGGCGGCATCCGCAAGGGGCTCTACGGGCCGGTCGTCGTGCGCCGCAAGGGCGACATCCTGCCCGACAAGACGTTCACGATCGTCTTCAACGACATGACGATCAACAACAAGCCCGAGCACAACAGCACCAACTTCGAGGCCACGGTGGGCGACCGGCTCGAAATCGTGATGATCACGCACGGCGAGTATTACCACACCTTCCACATCCACGGTCACCGCTGGGCCGACAACCGGACGGGGATACTGACCGGCCCCGACGACCCCAGCCGGGTCATCGACAACAAGATCTGCGGGCCCGCCGACTCCTTCGGCCTCCAGTTCATCGCGGGCGAACGCGTGGGCGCCGGAGCCTGGATGTACCACTGCCATGTGCAGAGCCACTCCGACATGGGGATGGCCGGACTGCTGCTCATCAAGAAGCCGGACGGCACGATCCCGGGCTACGAACCCCACCATGTGGCGGGCGGGGAGACGAAGAAGGGCGCGGCGGAGCACCAGCACTGACCGCCCGTCACTCCGGGCGGGCCAGCCGCTGCTGCTCCTCCTCCACGATCCGCCGGGCCAGCTCACCGTCGGACACGTCGACGGCGTCCGGCGCGGCCTCCGCGAGGTCGCTGCGCCGGGCGTACGCGTCGAAGAGCCGGTCCTTGCGGGCCAGCAGCTCCACCATGCGCTGGTCGACGCTGTCCGCCGCCAGCAGCCGGTGCACCTGGACCGTGCGCACCTGCCCCATCCGGTGGGCGCGGGCGACGGCCTGGTGCTCCAGCGTCGGCTTGATCTGCGGCTCGCACAGGATGACCACCGACGCCGCCTGCATGTTCAGCCCGGTGCCTCCGGCCTGGATCTGGCTCAGCAGCACCGCGTGCCCGTCGGCGGCGGAGAAGGCGTCGACCAGCTCCTGCCGGCGGGCGGCCGGCAGGCTCCCCGAGATCGGCCCGAACGCGTCCGGTCCCAACGCCTCGCCGACCGTGGCCAGCACCTCGCGGAAGTAGGAGAAGACGACGACCTTCAGCCCGTTGTCCCGTGCCTCGTCGACCAGTTCACGCAGCCGCTCCAGCTTGGCGGAGGTCGCGGGCACGGCGTACGCGGCCCGCCGCATCCGCATGAACTGCCCCGACGCCACCGCCTCCCGGTAGGCCACCAGGTCCTCGGCGCCGAACTCCTCCCACTCGTCCACATGGACCAGCGCCGGGAGTTCGGCGAGCACGTCCACCTGGTTGCGGCGCAGATAGGCGGGGGCGACCGCCCGGCGGAAGGCCTGCGAACCGGCGGCCCCGTGCGTGGACGACACCACATCGGCCAGATCCGGGCGGAGTTGGCGGACAAGGCTGCGGAACTCCTCCACCCGGTTCTCCATCGGCGTCCCGGTGAGGAACAGGACGTGCTCCGCGCGCTCCGCCCACGCGGCGACGGCCTGGGCCCGCCGGGTGGCGGGGTTCTTCACGAAGTGCGCCTCGTCGACGACCAGCATCGACAGGGAGAGGCTCTCCTCGGGCAGGGTGCGCAGCGCGTCGAACGTGGTGAGGGCGACCCCGCCGCCCGCCACCCACTCCGCGTACGCCTCCAGCCGCTCCGGCCCGTGCAGCGGCAGGGCGCGCAGCGTGGAGCGGGCCCGGAGCTCCCGGCTCCAGTTGATCAGCACGCTCGCCGGGCACACCACCAGGAAGTGGCTCCCGCCCCGCGCCGCGAGATGGGCGAGGGCGGCGATGGCCTGCACGGTCTTGCCGAGCCCCATCTCGTCCCCGATGACGACCCGCTTCTGCGCCAGGGCGAAGCGCGCGCCGAACGACTGGTAGCCGCGCAGCGAGACCCGTAGCCGCGAGTCGTCGAGGCGCAGCGCCCGCACCCGGTCCGCGATCCCGGCGGGCAGGAACCCCTCGGCGGCGTCCCGGTCCGGGCCGCTGCCCGACAGCTCGGCGAGCAGGCTGTAGAACTCGGCGGACCGCAGCTCGAAGTCCACCCACGCCCCGGGCGCCGACTCGGGCGCCCGCAGCAGGTCGACCGAGACCTGCCCGAAGAGCATCGGCAGTTCCTGGTCGTCCGCCTCCGTGAGCGCCGTACGCAGGCCGATCACGGCGTCCAGCACCCGGCCCCGCGTCTCCTTGCCGCTGAACAGCATCCGCAGCCGGCTCCCGGCCGGTGCGGCGGCGGTCACCAGCGGGCCGAGCCGCTCGTCCAGCCGCTGCGCCGCCTCCACCGCCCGCCGTGCGTCCGGCCCGGCCTCGACCAGCCGGTGCAGGGCGATGACCAGCGCGGTCGTCGCCTCGTCCGGGGCGTCCATGTCGATCCGTACGGAGACGGTCTCGCGCACCGCGTCGGCGATCTGCCCGGCCGCCGCCAGCGCCTGATCGGCGGTGTGCGCCCCGACGCCGGGGATCAGCCGCAGCTCGTAGCGGGCCGTGCCGTGGACCTGGCCGACGCTCGTGAACCCGGCCTGTTCGAGAGCGCCGAGGCGCAGCCGGCCCTCCGTGACGTCCTTCAGCCGGGCCACCGGGATGGCGGCCAGCTCCCGGTCGACCAGGGCGGCCAGGAGCGGGTCGAGGACGGCCCGTACGACGTCGACGGCACGGGCATGGTCCTCCCGCACGGCGCGGGCCCGGCCCAGCAGGGCCTCCGCCTCGGCCAGCAGCTCCCGGGCGGCGCGGCCCGTGGTCGCCGGGCGGGCGGTCCTGGCCCCGGTGTCGGTCATCGTCGCTCTCTCCGCCGTGCGCCGTGACCGGCAGGTGGTGGTCCGTTCGCTGTACGCAGCCATCGTCCCACGGCCCACCGACAGCCCTCCGCGCTCCAACAGCCCCGGCCCACCGACAGCCCTCTTGGCGCACCGGCGACCCCCGGCCCCGCTACCGCGCGGGCGGACGCCGTTCCGCCGGGGACAGCAGCAGCACCTCCAAGGCCCGCGCGCAGGACCGGGCCTCGGTGAGCAGCCACTCGGTGCGCTCGGCGGTGATCAGGGACGGGGTCGCCCGTACGGCGAGGGCGAAGCGCGCGTACCCCGCACCGTCCAGGACCGGCACGGCCAGCGTCCGCACCCCGTGCGCCGACTCCCCGTCGTTGAGCGCGTAGGCCTCGGCCCGTACCCGTACCAACTCCGCCTCCAGCGCGGCCGGTTCGACGATCGTCCGGTCGGTGAACGCGGGCAGCGGCGGCAGCGAATCGGGGCCGCCCTCGCCGGGACGGGCCCAGGCGAGGAGCACCTTGCCCAGCGCGGTGGAGTGCAGCGGCCGGCGCAGCCCCACCTTCGGCGTCACCGAACCGCCCGCCACGATCACCGCGTGCGGCCCGCTGCGCAGAGCCAGGTCCGCCGTCGCGCCCGTCCGCTCGGCCAGGTCCGCCAGCTCCGGCGCGGCCAGGTGCAGCCCGCGCTGGTGGTAGGAGAGCCGGCCCAGCTCGGTCACGGCGGGGCCCAGGCGGTAGCGGGCGGTACGCGGATCCTGCTCCAGGAACCCCGCGCCGAGCAGCGTGCGTGCCAGCCGGTGCGCCGTGGACACCGAGAGTTCCAGACGCCGGGCGAGGTCGGAGGCGCTGAGGTCGGGCCCGTTGTCGTGGAAGCAGTGCAGGACGTCCAGCGCGCGCCGGACGGCCTGGGCGCCGCCCGGTGCGCGTGCTGTCACGGCCTCGGTCATGTCGGGTCACTCTCCGCTCGTCGAAGGGGCCTGGGGGCTGTGTTCGCTTGCCACATTACGGGAGTTCGGCAAGGGCTCCATCCTGCTGAGAAACACTCTGTTCACACCTGATCCCACATCATGGGAAGAGAGTTGTCGCACCCGGGACGGTCGTGGCAGGCTGCGGATCACCACCGACGAGCGGGAAGGAGCAGCGAGCCATGGCCCGACGTACCGCCGTGCACGCCCCCTCCGCCCCGGGCGCCCCCGTGCCGCTCGCCCTCACCGTGCGCCGCCACATCGACCTGGTGCGGGTCTCCAGCGCAGCCTGTCGCTGACCTTTCGCGGTACCCCCTCCCGTACCTCTCCGGCCGCCCCTCGCGCCGCCGTGGACCCGCTCCGCCACCGCTGAACTCCGGGCGGGGCATGGGGGCCGCGCCCTGTTCCCCGTACGCCGCCGTACGCGCCAGGGGTCTCCGGGCCACCCGCGCCACCCCGCGTACCCCCGGCACCCCACGCGCCCCACCGACCCCTGTGGAGACACACCCCCATGACGTCTGCCCCCGCCCTGCCCGCGACGCTCTGGTTCACCCGCTGTCCCGTGCCCACCGCCACCGGGATCGCGGCCGACCGGCAGTGGCTCACCGACGAGTTCGCCCCGGACGGCATCACGGTCCGCTCCCTCCAGGACGCCGGACCGGACGCGGACCGGGAGGCCCACTTCACCCACGCCCTTCCCGGGCTCTTCCGGGAAGGCGGCAACGTGCCCGCCCTGTGGGCCCGTTCGCGCGGTGAGCGGACCCGGCTGATCGGCCTGACCTGGATCGAGGAGCGCCAGGTCGTCCTGGTCGCCCCCGGCTCCGGCATCCGGTCCGCCGGTGACCTGCGGGGGCGGCGGATCGCCCTGCCGGTGCACCCCATCGCCATCGACTTCTGGCGGGCCATGGCGCTGCGCGGCTTCGAGGGCGCCCTCGCATCGGCGGGCCTCCCCCTGGCGGACACCGCCCCGGTCGACGTACCGGCGGACGGGCACGCCGGGCAATGGGCTGCCGAACTGGCCGCACTGCGCCGGGGCGACGTCGACGCGGTGTACGTCAAGGGCGCCCTCGCGGTCGAAGCGGCCCGCAGGTCCGGGGCCCAGGTCGCGGTGGAGCTGGACGACCTGCCGGACCGCCGCTTCCGGATCAACAACGGGACCCCCCGCCCCATCACCGTCCACCAGGACCTCCTGGACGAACACCCCGCGCTCGTCGACCGCTTCCTCGCCGTGCTGCTCCGGGCCGCCGACTGGGCGGCGGAGAGCCCGGGGGAGGTCGCCCGGATACTCGGCGCCGAGACCGGGGCCGGAGCCGAAGGGGTCGCGGGCGCCTACCGCCCCGGCACCCACCTCACCCTCCATCCCGACCTCTCCGCGGAGCGCCTCGCCCTGCTCGCCGAGCAGGAGAGCGCCCTGCGTGCCCACGGCTTCCTGCCCGAGCCCGTCTCCGTCTCCGCGTGGGCCGACCCCGAACCGCTGCGCCGCGCCGCCGCCTTGAACACCGCACGCCCGGCATCCGCCCTGCCCGCCGCCCCTTGAGCCCGAGGACCACCACCATGAACGTCACCCGACCACGTCTGCGTACGACCGTCCCGACCGCCCTCCTCGCGGCCGCCGCCCTCCTCGCCCTGTCCGCCTGCTCCACCTCCGACGACGGCAACGACAGTGCCCCCGCAGGAAGTTCGGGCAGGACCGTCGACGTCCGTATCCCCGACCCCGGCAACTCCGGTGTCCTCGCCCTCGCCAAGAAGGACGGCAGCCTCGACAAGGCGCTCGGCAAGGTCGGCGCCAGGGTGAAGTGGACCGGCAGCGCGGGCCCGTTCGCCCCGGCCGCCCAGGCGATGAACGCCGACCAACTCGACATCGCCACCGGCTCCATCACCTCCGGCATCACCTCGCTCTCACAGCGCCCCGGCTTCAAGTTCTTCACCGCCGTCGACCCCGACGCCAAGGGTGAGGGCATCCTCGTCCGCGACGGCTCCGGCATCGAATCCGTCGCCGACCTGGTGGGGAGGAAGGTCGCCGTCAACCAGGGCGGCACCGGTGAGTACCTCCTGCTCAAGGCGCTGGCCAAGGAGAAGATCCCGGCCGACAAGGTGGAGCGGGTCTATCTCCGCCCGGACCAGACCGCCGCCGTCTTCAACGCCGGGCAGGTCGACGCCTGGGCCGTCTGGGCCACCTACGCGGTCGCGGAGATCGGCAGCGGCAAGGCCCACTTCCTCGCCGACGGAGGGGCGATCGGCTCGGACAACTACAGCCTCAACGCCGTCCGTACGGGCTTCGCCGAGCAGCACCCGGCCGTCGTCAAGGCCCTCTACGACTACCTCCACGCGGCCAGCGTCAAGGAGAAGAAGGACCCGGCCGCCTATCTCAACGTCTTCACCGACGTCGGCCCGACCGCCGTCACCGGCAAGGCCAAGGAGGTCCAGACCGAGATCACCGCGGCCTCCGGCACCGTGGACCCGATCGGCCCCGAGGACATCGCCCGCTTCGAGTCCGTCGCCGCCTTCTACGCCGAGCAGAAGGTCACCAAGGAGAAGGTGGACGTCGCCGCACACCTCCTCGACGTCGAGAAGCTGACATGAGCGACACCCGCGCGGCCGTCACGGCGACCACCGGCCCACCGCCCCCGGGGCTCGTCACCCCGCGCCCCCAGCTCCGTGAACCCCGCAGCCGCCCCTACGCCCTGACCGTCCGCGCACTCGGCCCGTTCGTCCTGCTCGGCCTGTGGTGGGCCGCGTCCGCCACCGGCCTGCTCACCCCGGACGTCCTCGCCTCCCCCGCAGAAGTCCTCAAGGCGGTAGGGGAGTTGTGGGGGGACGGGCAGCTGCCCGACGCGCTCACCACCTCCCTGACCCGCTCCGGGCTCGGGCTGCTCATCGGCCTCGCCGCCGGACTGACCCTCGGCATCACCACCGGGTTCACCCGGCTCGGCGACGAGCTCCTCGACTCCTCCCTCCAGACCCTGCGCACCATCCCGTTCCTCTCCCTGGTCCCGCTGTTCATGGTCTGGTTCGGCATCAACGAGACCGCGAAGATCCTCCTCATCGCGGTCGCCACCACCTTCCCCATGTACGTCTCCACCTCCAGCGGCGTCCGCAACACCGACCCCAAACTCGTCGAGGCCATGCGCTCCTTCGGCATGAGCCGCCTCGCCATCGTCCGCGAGGTCGTCCTGCCCGGCGCACTGCCCTCGCTGCTCGCCGGGCTGCGGCTCTCGATGACCCTCAGCGTCATCGCCCTCATCGCCGCCGAGGAGATCAACGCCACCGCGGGCATCGGCTACCTGATGTCCCAGGCCCAGAGCTACGCCCGCACCGACATCCTCGCCGTCTGCATCCTCGTCTACGGGCTCCTCGGCCTCACCGCCGACGTCCTCGTACGGCTCCTGGAACGCTTCCTGATGCCGTGGCGCACCCCGCAGGGAGCCCGCCGATGACCGAGAACGCCCACCGCCAGGCAGCTGTACGGGTACGGGGCCTGCGCCGGGTCTTCGGCGCCCGGGCCGTCCTCGACGGCCTCGAACTGGACATCGCGCGCGGCGAGTTCGTCGCTCTGCTCGGCGCGAGCGGCAGCGGCAAGACCACCCTGCTGCGGATCCTCGGCGCACTCGACGGCGCCGACGCGGGAGAGGTGCTCGTCCCCGAGGCCCGCACCATCGTCTTCCAGGAGCCCCGCCTCGTACCGTCCAAGAAGGTGCTCGCCAACGTCACCGTCGCCCTGCCGCGCGGCCGGCGGGACGACGGGCTGCGGGCGCTCGCCGAGGTGGGCCTGGAACGGCACGCCGAAGCCTGGCCCGCCACCCTCTCCGGCGGTGAGGCCCAGCGGGTGGCCCTCGCCCGGGCGCTCGTACGGGAGCCCGAACTCCTCCTGCTGGACGAACCGTTCGCCGCCCTCGACGCCCTGACCCGGCTGAAGATGCAGGACCTGGTGGACGAGCTGTGCCGCAAGCACCGGCCCGCCGTCCTGCTGGTGACCCATGACGTCGAGGAGGCCGTACGTCTCGCCGACCGGGTGGCCGTCCTGCGTGACGGGCGGCTCGTGACCGACGAGAAGGTCACCGTCGCCCGCCCCCGCGACCCCGGCGACCCCGCCTTCGCCGCCCTGCGCCGCCGCCTCCTCGAAGACCTCGGCGTCCCGGCCGCTTCCCACCCCGTGAAAACCCCCGAACTCGACCGTGTCGGAGTGATCTGAATGACCATCACCATCGGTGTCCACGCCAGCAATCCGTCCCTCTTCCACCTCTACCACCTGACCCGGCTCGGCTTCGCCCAGCAGGAGCTGGAACCCCTCGGCGAGAGCGTCGCCTTCCACCCGTACAGCAACGGCGTCCGCACCGGCGAACTCCTCACCCAGGGCGTCATCGACTTCGGCGGCACCGGCTCCACCCCGCCCGTCACCGCCCAGTCCGCGGGCCACGACCTCGTCTACACCGCCGTCTCCGCCCCGCGCCCCGAGCACGGGGCCCTGCTCGTCCCCGAGGACAGCCCGGTCCGTACCGTCGCCGACCTCAAGGGCGCCACCGTCCACCTGGCGATCGGCTC
Proteins encoded in this window:
- a CDS encoding putative leader peptide, translated to MARRTAVHAPSAPGAPVPLALTVRRHIDLVRVSSAACR
- a CDS encoding ABC transporter substrate-binding protein is translated as MTSAPALPATLWFTRCPVPTATGIAADRQWLTDEFAPDGITVRSLQDAGPDADREAHFTHALPGLFREGGNVPALWARSRGERTRLIGLTWIEERQVVLVAPGSGIRSAGDLRGRRIALPVHPIAIDFWRAMALRGFEGALASAGLPLADTAPVDVPADGHAGQWAAELAALRRGDVDAVYVKGALAVEAARRSGAQVAVELDDLPDRRFRINNGTPRPITVHQDLLDEHPALVDRFLAVLLRAADWAAESPGEVARILGAETGAGAEGVAGAYRPGTHLTLHPDLSAERLALLAEQESALRAHGFLPEPVSVSAWADPEPLRRAAALNTARPASALPAAP
- a CDS encoding ABC transporter ATP-binding protein; translation: MTENAHRQAAVRVRGLRRVFGARAVLDGLELDIARGEFVALLGASGSGKTTLLRILGALDGADAGEVLVPEARTIVFQEPRLVPSKKVLANVTVALPRGRRDDGLRALAEVGLERHAEAWPATLSGGEAQRVALARALVREPELLLLDEPFAALDALTRLKMQDLVDELCRKHRPAVLLVTHDVEEAVRLADRVAVLRDGRLVTDEKVTVARPRDPGDPAFAALRRRLLEDLGVPAASHPVKTPELDRVGVI
- a CDS encoding DEAD/DEAH box helicase, whose protein sequence is MTDTGARTARPATTGRAARELLAEAEALLGRARAVREDHARAVDVVRAVLDPLLAALVDRELAAIPVARLKDVTEGRLRLGALEQAGFTSVGQVHGTARYELRLIPGVGAHTADQALAAAGQIADAVRETVSVRIDMDAPDEATTALVIALHRLVEAGPDARRAVEAAQRLDERLGPLVTAAAPAGSRLRMLFSGKETRGRVLDAVIGLRTALTEADDQELPMLFGQVSVDLLRAPESAPGAWVDFELRSAEFYSLLAELSGSGPDRDAAEGFLPAGIADRVRALRLDDSRLRVSLRGYQSFGARFALAQKRVVIGDEMGLGKTVQAIAALAHLAARGGSHFLVVCPASVLINWSRELRARSTLRALPLHGPERLEAYAEWVAGGGVALTTFDALRTLPEESLSLSMLVVDEAHFVKNPATRRAQAVAAWAERAEHVLFLTGTPMENRVEEFRSLVRQLRPDLADVVSSTHGAAGSQAFRRAVAPAYLRRNQVDVLAELPALVHVDEWEEFGAEDLVAYREAVASGQFMRMRRAAYAVPATSAKLERLRELVDEARDNGLKVVVFSYFREVLATVGEALGPDAFGPISGSLPAARRQELVDAFSAADGHAVLLSQIQAGGTGLNMQAASVVILCEPQIKPTLEHQAVARAHRMGQVRTVQVHRLLAADSVDQRMVELLARKDRLFDAYARRSDLAEAAPDAVDVSDGELARRIVEEEQQRLARPE
- a CDS encoding ABC transporter permease — encoded protein: MSDTRAAVTATTGPPPPGLVTPRPQLREPRSRPYALTVRALGPFVLLGLWWAASATGLLTPDVLASPAEVLKAVGELWGDGQLPDALTTSLTRSGLGLLIGLAAGLTLGITTGFTRLGDELLDSSLQTLRTIPFLSLVPLFMVWFGINETAKILLIAVATTFPMYVSTSSGVRNTDPKLVEAMRSFGMSRLAIVREVVLPGALPSLLAGLRLSMTLSVIALIAAEEINATAGIGYLMSQAQSYARTDILAVCILVYGLLGLTADVLVRLLERFLMPWRTPQGARR
- a CDS encoding NrtA/SsuA/CpmA family ABC transporter substrate-binding protein, which gives rise to MNVTRPRLRTTVPTALLAAAALLALSACSTSDDGNDSAPAGSSGRTVDVRIPDPGNSGVLALAKKDGSLDKALGKVGARVKWTGSAGPFAPAAQAMNADQLDIATGSITSGITSLSQRPGFKFFTAVDPDAKGEGILVRDGSGIESVADLVGRKVAVNQGGTGEYLLLKALAKEKIPADKVERVYLRPDQTAAVFNAGQVDAWAVWATYAVAEIGSGKAHFLADGGAIGSDNYSLNAVRTGFAEQHPAVVKALYDYLHAASVKEKKDPAAYLNVFTDVGPTAVTGKAKEVQTEITAASGTVDPIGPEDIARFESVAAFYAEQKVTKEKVDVAAHLLDVEKLT
- a CDS encoding IclR family transcriptional regulator, encoding MTEAVTARAPGGAQAVRRALDVLHCFHDNGPDLSASDLARRLELSVSTAHRLARTLLGAGFLEQDPRTARYRLGPAVTELGRLSYHQRGLHLAAPELADLAERTGATADLALRSGPHAVIVAGGSVTPKVGLRRPLHSTALGKVLLAWARPGEGGPDSLPPLPAFTDRTIVEPAALEAELVRVRAEAYALNDGESAHGVRTLAVPVLDGAGYARFALAVRATPSLITAERTEWLLTEARSCARALEVLLLSPAERRPPAR
- a CDS encoding multicopper oxidase domain-containing protein, translating into MDRRTFSRRMLVGGAAAAATGVTSLSLGAVEASSAENPPRTAPAGGVVRRLKMYAEKLPNGQLGYGFEKGKASIPGPLIELNEGDTVHIEFENLTDVDASLHVHGVDYDIANDGTRMNKSHVEPGGTRTYTWRTHAPGRRKDGTWEPGSAGYWHYHDHVVGTDHGTGGIRKGLYGPVVVRRKGDILPDKTFTIVFNDMTINNKPEHNSTNFEATVGDRLEIVMITHGEYYHTFHIHGHRWADNRTGILTGPDDPSRVIDNKICGPADSFGLQFIAGERVGAGAWMYHCHVQSHSDMGMAGLLLIKKPDGTIPGYEPHHVAGGETKKGAAEHQH
- a CDS encoding ThuA domain-containing protein, yielding MAAGALTVSLLSAGGPANAGTSPDRDLVERMATTLSLPSPPGAANQVKVLVFHASAGDEAPYAEAGIAAIEKIGQTGPEAGRFTTVATANPNVFTNGKRLGSFHAVVFLTGGGDVLDPEQEAGLEAYMEAGGGFLGIHDAARTEPYSDWFTGLVGARPAANSPTAVQRATVEIGDRVHPATKNLPLEWKRPDKWLNWTKNPSGDVHTVARVRELTYTPGASANGWDHPVSWCRDYDGGRSFYTAMGGTADSFAETDFRDHLRGALAWTNRTSQADCKATIDANYTAERLTQPNQPGQNDQIGEPHGLVTAPDGRVFYIGRGGADSSVPVVTDWNNPNIGKGKGEIHVYDPKTKKVTLAGALDVFGNKGGGDELVKVEEGLLGIELDPDFASNGWVYLHYTPHAKIDRDKHMAVRQVSRFTFDPATNKLDLASEKVLLDWPVQIHSCCHAGGGMAWDSKGNLYIATGDNNSSGFSDGYSGNNPQPNFKGVSFADARRTSGNTNNLNGKILRIHPEDDGTYTLPSGNLFTGKEPDEGGGKTRGEIYVMGVRNPARISIDPSTDTLYAGWVGPDAGSASTTWGPAKYDTFAAITKAGNHGWPFCMGNNQPYRDRNLPDPSKPLGWYDCNAPKNESPNNDGLVKLPPVTPNTIWYSPQGGGVDYPRDANGVPSYKAEEQKELLPWLKGGGQATMNGPVYRYDAQSDSAAKWPAYWDGKWFVGDFYDDTQPRHAVITDPKTVGKGGLPTHAESLRKIIPVGADGIRNLMDWKFAPDGSLYVLDYGRGFFTSDSKSALWRVTYKGGGATPAVKDLVGKAAAQ